In one Aquila chrysaetos chrysaetos chromosome 24, bAquChr1.4, whole genome shotgun sequence genomic region, the following are encoded:
- the CDKN1A gene encoding cyclin-dependent kinase inhibitor 1, with protein MPLSQSRAAQMPCSSKVCRNLFGPVDHQQLQNDFEDVLRQQLEEAQQRWNFNFETETPLEGHFKWERVFLAEQPRQEVDSLVKATSSESRSSLVHKVPPKDHLGRICSEGSQQNSEVYRAGSPQSLKRGQTTIKDFYSSKRRIVPDKPKPDKPKL; from the exons ATGCCCCTGTCTCAGAGCAGGGCCGCGCAGATGCCATGCAGCAGCAAGGTGTGCAGGAACCTCTTTGGCCCTGTGGaccaccagcagctccagaaTGACTTTGAGGACGTGTTGAGGCAACAACTGGAAGAAGCTCAGCAGCGCTGGAACTTCAACTTTGAGACGGAGACTCCCTTGGAAGGACACTTCAAGTGGGAGAGGGTCTTCCTGGCTGAGCAGCCACGCCAGGAGGTCGACAGCCTGGTCAAGGCCACCAGCAGTGAGAGCAGGAGTTCCTTGGTCCACAAGGTCCCCCCCAAGGACCATCTTGGCAGGATTTGCTCGGAGGGGTCTCAGCAGAACTCGGAGGTTTACAGAGCTGGTTCCCCGCAGAGCTTGAAACGTGGGCAGACCACCATCAAGG ACTTCTACAGCTCCAAGCGGAGGATTGTCCCTGACAAGCCGAAGCCTGACAAGCCCAAGCTGTGA